One segment of Methylocella silvestris BL2 DNA contains the following:
- a CDS encoding pyridoxine 5'-phosphate synthase, with product MSHKIPRLGVNVDHVATLRNARGAVFPDPVRAALVAIAAGADGITAHLREDRRHIRDEDMARLKREISVPLNFEMAATNEMVAIAIATRPHACCLVPERRSERTTEGGLNVLDGHDHLKLVTAELGKAGVRVSLFIEPGKSAVEAAESIGAPVVELHTGSWCDALAHGEKERAAQEFIRIQAAATLAEKLGLECHAGHGLDFATAATISALPQIAELNIGHFLVSEAIFIGLPEAIRTMREAIAAGRAKARQGAHGEHS from the coding sequence ATGTCCCACAAAATCCCCCGCCTTGGCGTCAACGTCGACCATGTCGCGACCCTGCGCAATGCGCGCGGCGCGGTCTTTCCAGATCCGGTCCGCGCCGCGCTCGTCGCCATCGCCGCCGGCGCCGACGGCATAACCGCCCATCTGCGCGAGGATCGCCGCCACATCCGCGACGAGGACATGGCGCGCCTGAAGCGGGAGATTTCCGTCCCGCTCAATTTCGAGATGGCCGCGACCAATGAGATGGTAGCGATCGCCATCGCGACGCGGCCGCATGCCTGTTGCCTCGTGCCCGAGCGGCGCAGCGAACGCACGACGGAGGGCGGCCTTAATGTGCTCGATGGCCATGATCATCTGAAACTGGTCACAGCGGAGCTCGGCAAGGCCGGCGTGCGCGTCTCGCTGTTCATCGAACCGGGCAAAAGCGCCGTCGAGGCGGCGGAGTCGATCGGCGCCCCTGTCGTCGAATTGCATACGGGCTCCTGGTGCGACGCGCTCGCCCACGGCGAGAAGGAGCGCGCCGCGCAGGAATTCATCCGCATCCAGGCCGCCGCCACGCTGGCGGAAAAGCTCGGCCTCGAATGCCACGCCGGCCATGGGCTCGATTTTGCGACCGCAGCGACGATATCGGCGCTGCCGCAGATCGCCGAACTCAACATCGGTCATTTTCTCGTGAGCGAGGCGATCTTCATCGGCCTGCCCGAGGCGATCAGAACGATGCGGGAAGC
- a CDS encoding pentapeptide repeat-containing protein gives MNVRLRYVVIAALASTPVGVLRAQDMMSQVDLASPMFTKAEMTRADVEAALKAAGDRPDFSNKSLNGLDLSNLDLSGVNFRAARMNNTNFSGGKLDGAVLDQAWALKANFAGASLRGAGLFASQLRGANFDGADLSGSRITADMSGATMRNAKFIGANLSADMQNQSMGLIRAVLKSADLSGADFSGANLSRDDLQFSKFNGANFTGASLAGADASGADFRGAIFKDADLTGLDISSSRIDAGQSGAFANAKNFSRVLTE, from the coding sequence ATGAACGTCCGTCTTCGCTATGTTGTGATCGCGGCGCTTGCATCAACGCCTGTGGGCGTGTTGCGCGCGCAGGACATGATGAGCCAGGTCGATCTGGCGAGCCCCATGTTCACCAAGGCGGAAATGACTCGCGCCGATGTGGAGGCGGCGCTCAAGGCGGCCGGAGACCGGCCGGATTTTTCCAACAAAAGCCTCAACGGCCTCGATCTGTCGAATCTCGATCTCTCCGGCGTCAATTTCCGCGCGGCGCGGATGAACAACACGAATTTTTCCGGCGGCAAGCTCGATGGCGCCGTGCTCGATCAGGCCTGGGCGCTGAAAGCGAATTTTGCGGGCGCGAGCCTCCGCGGCGCCGGCCTCTTCGCCAGCCAGCTGCGCGGCGCCAATTTTGACGGCGCCGATCTGTCCGGGTCTCGCATCACCGCCGACATGTCCGGAGCGACGATGCGCAACGCCAAATTCATCGGCGCCAATCTCTCCGCCGACATGCAGAACCAATCCATGGGCCTCATCCGGGCCGTGCTGAAATCGGCCGATCTCAGCGGGGCGGATTTTTCGGGCGCCAATCTGTCGCGCGACGATCTGCAGTTTTCCAAATTCAATGGCGCGAATTTCACCGGCGCGTCGCTGGCCGGGGCCGACGCCAGCGGCGCTGATTTTCGCGGCGCGATTTTCAAAGACGCCGACCTGACGGGCCTCGACATAAGCTCATCGCGGATCGACGCGGGGCAGTCCGGCGCCTTTGCAAACGCAAAGAATTTTTCGCGTGTCCTGACGGAGTGA
- a CDS encoding tetratricopeptide repeat protein, producing MALSSACRAALFGGLALALGAVAPGAAAPSDRADDRGEPDLGLSAFNNRHYEEARQIWRDLAERGDPRGAFGLGLLNDLGVGGAQNAAETLRLFLRAANAQFAPAQFNVAVMYDSGIGVARDPAAAAAWYARAAAHEYGRAQYNLAQLYQNGEGAPRNIALAKVWFEAAAANGLDAATTKAAAARIFLSSLKPPAAVTLTPAIPTPLTAEAIASVGDKTTLELCWSAPAQQTPVEYYVQIISLASAPAGIAFSAYTERSALLARLPAAPADYAWRVYTVAPAIGDYAPSAWSYFSVR from the coding sequence GTGGCGCTGAGCTCGGCCTGCCGCGCGGCGCTTTTTGGCGGTTTGGCGCTGGCGCTCGGGGCTGTCGCTCCCGGCGCCGCCGCGCCTTCGGACAGGGCGGACGATCGTGGCGAGCCGGACCTCGGCCTTTCCGCCTTCAACAACCGCCACTACGAAGAGGCGCGGCAAATCTGGCGCGACCTCGCGGAGCGGGGCGATCCACGCGGCGCCTTCGGCCTTGGCCTCCTGAACGATCTTGGCGTCGGCGGCGCGCAAAACGCGGCCGAGACGTTGCGGTTGTTTTTGCGCGCCGCAAACGCGCAATTCGCTCCGGCGCAGTTCAACGTCGCAGTGATGTATGATAGCGGGATCGGAGTCGCGCGTGACCCGGCGGCGGCGGCGGCTTGGTATGCGAGAGCGGCGGCGCACGAATATGGAAGGGCGCAATATAATCTGGCCCAGCTCTATCAAAACGGCGAGGGAGCGCCCCGCAACATCGCGCTCGCGAAAGTTTGGTTCGAAGCCGCCGCAGCCAACGGGCTCGACGCGGCGACAACGAAAGCTGCGGCGGCGCGAATATTCCTCTCTTCGCTCAAGCCGCCGGCGGCCGTCACGCTGACTCCCGCGATCCCCACCCCCCTCACAGCCGAGGCGATCGCGAGCGTCGGCGACAAAACCACCCTCGAATTGTGCTGGTCCGCGCCAGCGCAGCAAACGCCGGTGGAATATTATGTGCAGATCATCTCGCTTGCGAGCGCGCCCGCCGGAATCGCGTTTTCGGCCTACACGGAGCGATCGGCCCTGCTGGCGCGACTGCCGGCTGCTCCCGCGGATTATGCCTGGCGAGTCTACACGGTCGCTCCGGCAATCGGCGATTATGCGCCGAGCGCCTGGAGTTATTTCTCGGTGCGTTGA
- a CDS encoding RelA/SpoT family protein: protein MMRQYELVDRVRRYNPQADEILLNRAYVYAMKAHGSQKRASGDPYFSHPLEVAAILTDMKLDDATIVAAVLHDTIEDTDSTREEIDRLFGQDIGRLVDGLTKLKKLDLVSKKAAHAENFRKLLLAIAQDVRVLLVKLADRLHNMRTLHFVPPEKRERIAEETLDIYAPLAGRMGMQGMRDELEDLAFRHLMPEAYATIEARLDEFRRKNGKAIATIEKEFVDELAAHGIKAKVAGREKQPYSVWRKMERKSIAFEQLSDIFGFRVVVETVEDCYRVIGAVHTKWAVVPGRFKDYISTPKPNDYQSIHTTVVGPGRQRVELQVRTEAMQDIARNGIAAHALYKDGRIADRETLTGESRAYQWLRRTIEMLAEGDTPEEFLEHTKLELFHDQVFCFSPKGRLIALPRGANAIDFAYAVHTDVGNTAVGAKINGRHAPLVSELQNGDEVEITRAEGQVPPAAWESLVVTGKARSAIRRATREAVRAQYAGLGRQIVARAFERAGKPYSEERLKPVLARLARANVEDVLAAVGRGEMFSGDVVKAVYPDFKEERKAAAAARPHGEAGWFGMKKAAGLVFKIPGEGGDQQNDQSIPIRGLQGDLPVRFAPNGGAVPGDRIVGILTPGEGITIYPIQSPALTDFDEQPERWLDVRWDVEEGTHEFFPARIVVTVINEPGALGTISTVIGDNDANIDNIVFRPLSADFREMTIDVEVNDLKHLNAIISNLRARSVVSKVERVNA from the coding sequence ATGATGCGGCAATATGAACTCGTCGACCGGGTGCGGCGCTATAATCCGCAGGCCGACGAAATATTGCTCAATCGGGCCTATGTTTACGCGATGAAGGCGCATGGCTCGCAAAAGCGAGCCTCGGGCGATCCCTATTTCTCCCATCCGCTCGAAGTCGCCGCGATCCTCACCGACATGAAGCTCGACGATGCGACGATCGTCGCCGCCGTGCTGCATGACACGATCGAAGACACCGACTCGACGCGTGAAGAGATCGACCGGCTGTTCGGCCAGGATATCGGCCGTCTCGTTGATGGGCTGACCAAGCTCAAGAAGCTCGATCTCGTCTCGAAAAAGGCGGCGCACGCCGAGAACTTCCGCAAGCTCCTGCTCGCCATCGCGCAAGATGTCCGCGTGCTCCTCGTCAAGCTCGCGGACAGGCTGCACAATATGCGCACGCTGCATTTCGTGCCGCCGGAAAAGCGCGAGCGGATCGCCGAGGAGACGCTCGACATCTACGCGCCTCTCGCCGGCCGGATGGGCATGCAGGGGATGCGCGACGAGCTGGAAGACCTCGCCTTCCGCCATCTGATGCCGGAAGCCTATGCGACGATCGAGGCGCGCCTCGACGAGTTCCGGCGCAAGAACGGCAAGGCCATCGCCACCATCGAGAAAGAATTCGTCGATGAACTCGCGGCTCATGGCATCAAGGCCAAGGTCGCCGGACGCGAAAAGCAGCCCTATTCCGTCTGGCGCAAGATGGAGCGCAAATCGATCGCCTTCGAGCAGCTGTCCGACATCTTCGGCTTTCGCGTCGTCGTCGAAACGGTCGAGGATTGCTATCGCGTGATCGGCGCGGTCCATACCAAATGGGCCGTCGTTCCAGGCCGCTTCAAGGACTATATTTCAACCCCGAAGCCGAACGACTATCAGTCGATCCACACCACAGTGGTCGGGCCGGGCCGGCAGCGCGTCGAATTGCAGGTGCGCACGGAAGCGATGCAGGACATCGCCCGCAACGGCATCGCCGCTCACGCCCTCTACAAGGACGGCCGCATCGCCGACCGCGAGACGCTGACCGGCGAGAGCCGCGCCTATCAATGGCTGCGCCGCACGATCGAGATGCTCGCCGAGGGCGACACGCCGGAAGAATTTCTCGAGCACACCAAGCTCGAACTGTTTCACGATCAGGTGTTTTGTTTCTCGCCGAAAGGCCGCCTGATCGCTCTCCCGCGCGGCGCCAACGCCATCGATTTCGCCTATGCGGTTCACACCGACGTCGGCAATACCGCGGTCGGCGCGAAGATCAACGGCCGCCATGCGCCGCTGGTCTCCGAGCTTCAGAACGGCGACGAGGTCGAGATCACGCGGGCCGAAGGCCAGGTCCCGCCGGCGGCCTGGGAGTCGCTGGTGGTCACCGGCAAGGCGCGTTCGGCGATCCGCCGGGCGACGCGCGAAGCCGTGCGGGCGCAATATGCCGGGCTTGGCCGCCAGATTGTCGCGCGCGCCTTCGAGCGCGCCGGAAAGCCCTATTCCGAGGAACGGCTGAAGCCCGTGCTGGCGCGCCTCGCCAGAGCGAATGTCGAGGACGTGCTCGCCGCCGTCGGACGCGGCGAAATGTTTTCAGGCGACGTCGTCAAGGCAGTTTACCCCGATTTCAAGGAGGAGCGGAAAGCCGCCGCCGCGGCGCGCCCGCATGGCGAGGCCGGCTGGTTCGGCATGAAGAAGGCGGCGGGCCTCGTCTTCAAAATTCCCGGCGAGGGCGGCGACCAGCAGAACGATCAATCGATCCCGATTCGCGGCCTTCAGGGCGATCTTCCGGTGCGCTTCGCGCCGAACGGCGGCGCCGTGCCCGGCGACCGCATCGTCGGCATACTGACGCCCGGCGAAGGCATCACCATCTATCCGATCCAGTCGCCGGCGCTGACCGACTTTGACGAGCAGCCGGAGCGCTGGCTCGACGTGCGCTGGGACGTCGAGGAGGGAACGCATGAATTCTTTCCGGCGCGCATCGTCGTCACCGTCATCAATGAGCCGGGCGCGCTTGGCACGATTTCAACCGTCATCGGCGACAATGACGCCAACATCGACAATATCGTGTTCCGGCCGCTGTCGGCCGATTTCCGCGAAATGACCATCGACGTCGAGGTCAACGATCTGAAGCATCTCAACGCCATCATCTCGAATTTGCGCGCGCGTTCGGTGGTGAGCAAGGTCGAGCGCGTAAACGCCTGA
- the rpoZ gene encoding DNA-directed RNA polymerase subunit omega, producing the protein MARVTVEDCVDKVENRFELVLLASHRARMIAAGAPITIDRDNDKNPVVSLREIADSTLTPDDLKEDLIQSLQKHVEVDEPESEVVPALSSAPQNPEAIGDIQFDRMTEEDLLRGLEGLVPPAETEDDSE; encoded by the coding sequence ATGGCCCGCGTCACCGTTGAAGATTGCGTCGACAAGGTTGAGAACCGGTTCGAACTCGTGCTGCTTGCGAGCCATCGCGCCCGCATGATCGCCGCGGGCGCGCCGATTACGATCGATCGCGACAATGACAAAAACCCTGTCGTGTCGCTTCGCGAGATCGCCGATTCCACCCTGACGCCGGACGATCTCAAGGAAGACCTCATTCAGTCGTTGCAGAAGCACGTTGAGGTCGACGAGCCGGAGTCGGAGGTCGTTCCCGCCCTGTCGTCGGCGCCGCAGAACCCGGAAGCGATCGGCGACATCCAGTTCGACCGCATGACCGAGGAAGATTTGCTGCGCGGCCTCGAAGGGCTTGTGCCGCCGGCCGAAACCGAAGACGATTCCGAATAG
- a CDS encoding NYN domain-containing protein, which produces MADQERIALFIDGANLYATAKSLGFDIDYKRLLKEFQSRGKLIRAFYYTALVEDQEYSSIRPLVDWLDYNGYSVVTKPTKEFVDSLGRRKVKGNMDIELAVDAMEMAEHLDHIVLFSGDGDFRSLVEAIQRKGVRVSVVSTNATQPAMVADELRRQADEFIDIIHLASKIGRDAGDRPERAHRSAERRSPASPALDAELADDRLD; this is translated from the coding sequence ATGGCAGACCAAGAGCGAATTGCGCTTTTTATCGACGGCGCCAACCTTTATGCGACCGCGAAATCGTTAGGCTTCGATATTGATTACAAACGGCTGCTCAAAGAATTTCAGAGCCGCGGCAAATTGATCCGCGCGTTTTATTATACGGCTCTGGTTGAAGACCAGGAATATTCCTCGATCCGTCCACTGGTCGACTGGCTGGATTATAATGGCTATTCGGTCGTGACGAAGCCGACCAAGGAATTCGTCGACTCCCTCGGCCGCCGCAAAGTCAAGGGCAATATGGACATCGAACTCGCCGTTGACGCGATGGAGATGGCCGAACATCTCGACCATATCGTGCTATTTTCCGGCGACGGCGATTTCCGTTCGCTCGTCGAGGCGATCCAGCGCAAGGGCGTGCGCGTGTCCGTCGTCTCCACGAACGCCACGCAGCCGGCGATGGTCGCCGACGAATTGCGCCGTCAGGCCGACGAATTCATCGACATCATCCATCTCGCCTCCAAGATCGGCCGCGACGCCGGGGACCGCCCGGAGCGGGCGCATCGGAGCGCCGAGCGCCGCTCGCCGGCCTCGCCGGCGCTTGACGCCGAACTCGCGGACGACCGGCTCGACTGA
- a CDS encoding uracil-DNA glycosylase, with translation MALDRSAAAVALRVLEPPIDCPLCPRLAALRRSLREEQPGWSNAPVPTFGDPSAPVLIVGLAPGLRGANRTGRPFTGDYAGDLLYSTLLAYGFATGVYGASRDDGLRLRDCAISNAVRCVPPQNKPTPEEIATCRSFLKATLERSAHLSVVVALGRIAHESILRALGAKLSAFPFAHGAEHKLPRANGRDLALFDSYHCSRYNTNTGVLTPQMFADVFAAVRRRADAG, from the coding sequence ATGGCATTGGATCGTTCCGCCGCCGCTGTCGCGCTCCGCGTGCTCGAACCGCCGATTGACTGCCCGCTTTGTCCGCGTCTTGCGGCGTTGCGGAGGTCGCTGCGCGAGGAACAGCCCGGCTGGAGCAACGCGCCTGTCCCCACTTTTGGCGACCCTTCGGCGCCCGTCCTGATTGTCGGGCTCGCGCCCGGCCTGCGCGGCGCCAACCGCACCGGGCGCCCCTTTACCGGCGATTACGCGGGCGATCTTCTTTATTCGACTTTGCTGGCCTATGGCTTCGCGACGGGCGTCTATGGCGCGAGCCGCGACGACGGCCTCAGGCTGCGTGATTGCGCGATCAGCAACGCCGTGCGGTGCGTGCCGCCGCAGAACAAGCCGACGCCTGAGGAAATCGCGACCTGCCGGAGCTTTCTCAAAGCGACGCTTGAACGGTCCGCCCATCTCTCCGTGGTCGTCGCGCTCGGCCGGATCGCCCATGAGTCGATTCTGCGGGCGCTGGGGGCGAAGCTATCGGCCTTCCCTTTCGCCCATGGCGCAGAGCATAAGCTCCCGCGCGCCAATGGGCGCGATCTGGCGCTGTTCGATAGCTACCATTGCTCCCGCTACAACACCAATACGGGCGTGCTGACGCCGCAGATGTTTGCCGACGTGTTCGCCGCCGTCCGCCGCCGCGCCGACGCAGGCTAG
- a CDS encoding Pls/PosA family non-ribosomal peptide synthetase: MTQNGAATADAQEATGTAQCVLRGLRLPNLRRDELLCEIFAATVAADPDALAMVTRDGALTYAEVDERAEAIARGLLRAGLRPGDIAGLWMPRGHELLIGQIAIAKIGAAWLPFDGDAPVDRIAVCLDDAAAKLIVTTADFAAKLAGRVGCAILTPRELADYSTDEKIDARALGATPDSPAYLIYTSGSTGTPKGIVITGANICHYLRAANEIYRLDATDVMFQGASVAFDLSMEEIWLPYLVGARLFVATPEVMGEADKLPEIMEANGVTVLDTVPTLLALLPRDVVTLRVIILGGEACPPAIAGRWCKPGRKIFNSYGPTEATVVATIAEVQPGAAVTIGGPIPNYSCYVVDDELHLVAPGSEGELLIGGPGVARGYLKRPELTAEKFIPNPFPVADFDAATGDPVLYRSGDAVAINEAGEILFRGRIDDQVKVRGFRVELGEIEAKLGDLEGVAHAAVVLRNDAGVDQLVAFLVPAPGAVEAGALETRVLRGALRASLPPYMVPSRFESIATLPKLSSGKVDRKSLKLVRLAEVDSSEAQEDPRTSTEASLLAAAKEVLPPQAIPFDADFFTDLGGHSLLAARFISIVRKTQALSRVTLQDVYSARTLRGIGELIDRKWAHLAGPADLGFDPPPLLRRFLCGLAQAVALPIILALVTAQWLGVFVSYMLLTGAEAAIGEEIISLIAVYMCINIVTVAITIAAKWLIIGRTKPGRYPLWGVYYFRWWLARRFIGLVHIKWFSGSPFMRFYLRALGAKVGKDAIIGEVDAGAIDLISFGDGASVGSIANLANARVEGGELIIGSIEIGADAYIGSSCVIEEDVVIGRGAEIGDLSAIGAGGRIGDYESWDGSPVRQTGKIDPSELGAASIGSIPRRFAMGGVYLALLLAIPPLGLLPIFPAFWVFDRIDDIIGIGDIDRFHYMMMIPIMAWPTAFVMVLVTVGFIAACRWIILPRVREGTYSVHSWFYLRKWAVTLATEITLETLSSLYATVYMRGWYRLMGAKIGKDAEISTNLSGRYDLVEIGEKNFIADEVVFGDEEVRNGWMVLRRVKTGPRVFVGNSAVIPTGADIPANALIGIKSKPPANHLMNEGDTWFGSPPIKLPVRQKFDAGGANWTYEAPKWKKFARACFEAVMISMPTMLFITLGTWAVEWFSASVLDGDYGAVAVQFTFSSVAICLMLTIVVIVLKWLTMGRYEPMVKPMWSWWAMRTEAVAVIYWGMAGKVLLDHLRGTPFLPWMMRLFGAKFGKGVYMDMTDITEFDCVKVGDFAALNAISALQTHLYEDRVMKVGRVAIADGVTIGAGSTVLYDTLVGDYARLGPLTLVMKGEQIPPHSEWVGAPAEPKGAADVIVEKEAA; encoded by the coding sequence ATGACGCAGAACGGCGCGGCGACTGCCGATGCGCAAGAGGCTACGGGGACAGCGCAGTGCGTATTGCGCGGCCTGCGCTTGCCGAACCTGCGGCGCGACGAGCTCCTGTGCGAGATTTTTGCCGCCACAGTCGCCGCCGATCCGGACGCGCTGGCGATGGTGACGCGCGACGGCGCGCTGACCTACGCTGAAGTCGATGAGAGAGCAGAGGCGATCGCCCGCGGCCTTCTGCGCGCGGGCCTGCGTCCGGGAGACATCGCCGGCCTGTGGATGCCGCGCGGCCACGAGCTTTTGATCGGACAGATCGCCATCGCCAAGATCGGCGCCGCCTGGCTCCCCTTCGACGGCGATGCGCCCGTTGACCGGATCGCTGTCTGCCTCGATGACGCCGCCGCCAAGCTGATTGTGACCACGGCGGATTTCGCCGCAAAACTCGCCGGCCGCGTCGGATGCGCCATTCTGACGCCGCGCGAGCTTGCCGATTATTCGACAGATGAAAAAATCGATGCGCGCGCGCTCGGCGCAACGCCCGATTCCCCCGCTTATCTAATCTATACGTCGGGTTCGACCGGGACGCCGAAAGGCATCGTCATCACCGGCGCCAATATCTGCCATTATTTGCGCGCGGCGAATGAGATCTACCGGCTTGACGCCACGGATGTGATGTTTCAGGGCGCTTCGGTCGCCTTCGATCTGTCGATGGAAGAGATCTGGCTCCCTTATCTTGTTGGCGCGCGGCTGTTCGTTGCGACGCCGGAGGTCATGGGCGAGGCCGACAAGCTGCCCGAAATCATGGAGGCGAATGGCGTCACCGTCCTCGACACGGTGCCGACGCTGCTCGCGTTGCTGCCGCGCGACGTCGTGACGCTGCGGGTGATCATTCTGGGCGGCGAGGCCTGTCCGCCCGCAATCGCGGGCCGCTGGTGCAAGCCGGGGCGGAAGATCTTCAACTCCTACGGTCCGACCGAGGCGACCGTCGTCGCCACCATCGCCGAGGTGCAGCCGGGCGCGGCCGTTACGATCGGCGGTCCGATCCCGAACTATTCCTGTTACGTCGTCGATGATGAACTTCATCTCGTAGCGCCGGGCAGCGAGGGGGAGCTTCTAATCGGCGGCCCCGGCGTCGCGCGCGGCTATTTGAAGCGTCCGGAGCTGACGGCCGAGAAATTTATTCCCAATCCGTTTCCCGTCGCGGACTTCGATGCGGCGACCGGCGATCCGGTGCTTTATCGCTCCGGAGACGCCGTCGCGATCAACGAGGCCGGCGAAATCCTGTTTCGCGGCCGCATCGACGATCAGGTCAAGGTGCGCGGCTTCCGGGTCGAGCTCGGCGAGATCGAGGCGAAGCTCGGCGATCTTGAAGGCGTCGCCCACGCCGCCGTGGTTCTGCGCAATGATGCGGGCGTCGATCAGCTTGTCGCCTTCCTCGTGCCGGCGCCCGGCGCGGTCGAGGCCGGCGCGCTCGAGACTCGCGTATTGCGCGGCGCGCTGCGGGCGAGCCTGCCGCCCTATATGGTGCCGAGCCGTTTCGAATCGATCGCCACCCTGCCGAAACTGTCGTCCGGCAAGGTCGACCGCAAGAGCCTGAAGCTCGTCCGGCTCGCCGAGGTCGATTCCAGCGAGGCGCAGGAAGATCCACGCACATCGACGGAAGCCAGCCTGCTCGCCGCCGCGAAGGAGGTGCTGCCGCCGCAGGCGATTCCCTTCGACGCCGATTTCTTCACGGACCTTGGCGGCCATTCGCTTCTCGCCGCGCGCTTCATCTCGATTGTCCGCAAGACGCAGGCGCTCTCCCGCGTCACGCTTCAGGACGTCTATTCGGCGCGGACGCTGCGCGGCATTGGCGAACTCATCGATCGTAAATGGGCGCATCTCGCCGGGCCTGCCGATCTTGGCTTCGACCCGCCGCCGCTGCTGCGGCGCTTTCTCTGCGGCCTGGCCCAGGCCGTCGCTTTGCCAATCATCCTTGCGCTCGTCACGGCGCAATGGCTTGGCGTCTTCGTCAGCTACATGCTGCTGACCGGCGCTGAAGCGGCGATCGGCGAGGAGATCATCTCGCTGATCGCCGTCTATATGTGCATCAACATCGTCACCGTCGCCATCACCATCGCGGCGAAATGGCTGATCATCGGGCGCACCAAGCCGGGCCGCTACCCGTTGTGGGGCGTCTATTATTTCCGCTGGTGGCTGGCGCGGCGGTTCATCGGGCTCGTCCACATCAAATGGTTTTCCGGCTCTCCCTTTATGCGCTTTTATCTGCGCGCGCTCGGGGCGAAGGTCGGCAAGGACGCCATCATCGGCGAGGTCGACGCCGGCGCGATCGACCTCATCTCCTTCGGCGACGGCGCGAGCGTCGGCTCGATCGCCAATCTCGCCAATGCGCGGGTCGAGGGCGGCGAACTCATCATTGGTTCGATCGAGATCGGCGCAGACGCCTATATCGGCTCGTCCTGCGTCATCGAGGAAGATGTCGTGATCGGACGCGGCGCCGAGATCGGCGATCTGAGCGCGATCGGCGCCGGCGGGCGCATTGGCGATTATGAGAGCTGGGACGGCTCGCCTGTGCGCCAGACCGGCAAGATCGACCCCTCCGAGCTCGGCGCCGCCTCGATCGGCTCGATCCCGCGCCGTTTCGCAATGGGCGGCGTCTATCTCGCGCTGCTGCTGGCCATTCCGCCGCTCGGCCTGTTGCCCATCTTCCCCGCCTTCTGGGTGTTCGACCGGATCGACGACATTATCGGCATCGGCGACATCGACCGCTTCCATTATATGATGATGATCCCGATCATGGCGTGGCCGACCGCCTTCGTCATGGTTCTGGTGACGGTGGGCTTCATCGCCGCGTGCCGCTGGATCATCCTGCCGCGCGTGCGCGAGGGGACCTATTCGGTCCATTCCTGGTTTTATCTGCGCAAATGGGCGGTGACGCTCGCGACCGAGATCACCCTCGAAACGCTGTCCTCGCTTTACGCCACCGTCTATATGCGCGGCTGGTATCGGCTGATGGGCGCGAAGATCGGCAAGGACGCCGAAATCTCGACCAATCTGTCCGGCCGCTATGACCTCGTCGAGATCGGCGAAAAGAACTTCATCGCCGATGAAGTGGTGTTCGGCGACGAGGAAGTGCGCAACGGCTGGATGGTGCTGCGGCGCGTCAAGACAGGGCCGCGGGTCTTTGTGGGCAATAGCGCCGTGATTCCGACCGGCGCCGACATTCCGGCCAATGCGCTGATCGGCATCAAGTCGAAGCCGCCGGCGAACCACCTCATGAATGAGGGCGACACCTGGTTCGGATCGCCGCCGATCAAATTGCCGGTGCGGCAGAAATTCGACGCCGGCGGCGCCAACTGGACCTATGAAGCGCCCAAGTGGAAGAAATTCGCCCGCGCCTGCTTCGAGGCGGTGATGATCTCGATGCCGACGATGCTGTTCATCACGCTCGGCACCTGGGCGGTCGAATGGTTCAGCGCGAGCGTGCTGGACGGCGATTATGGCGCGGTCGCGGTGCAGTTCACATTCTCGTCGGTCGCCATCTGCCTGATGCTGACCATCGTCGTGATCGTGCTGAAATGGCTGACCATGGGGCGCTATGAGCCTATGGTGAAGCCGATGTGGTCCTGGTGGGCGATGCGCACCGAGGCCGTGGCCGTGATCTATTGGGGCATGGCCGGCAAGGTGCTGCTCGATCATTTGCGCGGCACGCCGTTCCTGCCTTGGATGATGCGCCTGTTCGGGGCGAAATTCGGCAAGGGCGTTTATATGGACATGACCGACATCACCGAATTCGACTGTGTCAAGGTCGGCGATTTTGCCGCGCTGAATGCGATCTCCGCGCTGCAGACGCATCTTTACGAGGATCGCGTGATGAAGGTCGGCCGCGTCGCCATCGCCGACGGCGTCACCATCGGGGCCGGCTCGACGGTTCTCTATGATACTCTCGTCGGCGATTATGCGCGGCTCGGACCGCTGACGCTGGTGATGAAGGGCGAGCAGATTCCGCCCCATTCCGAATGGGTCGGCGCGCCGGCCGAGCCAAAAGGCGCGGCCGACGTCATCGTAGAGAAGGAAGCGGCATAA